In Camelina sativa cultivar DH55 chromosome 13, Cs, whole genome shotgun sequence, the genomic window agttgatcagtttttttttcagttgtgtTTGGTATTGTTGCAATAAAACGTTTTCTTTTGGTTCATATGTCTCAACttgtttcaaagaaaaatatgggATTTTATTATCTTCTATGGTTTTTGATTAGAGGGCTTGGCTTAAGTTTAATCTAGGTAGTAAATAGTCTTCCTATGACTATGTTTAACCTCACTTGAAAAATTACACGCTTAAATGGATATGTGAATCTACTACTACTAATTACACGCTTAAATGGATATGTGAATTTGAATACTTATCAAAGTCTTCCTATATTGGTGCAATTTAGTTTCCTATTTTCTTGCTAATGAGATCTTGCAACACACAAAGCTAACTAACACAAGACCTTtaagataacaaaaattatttgcCCCATTTCTTTAAAGCTAACTACTCCACTCACATAATCATGCGATCTTTTCCGCCGTCACCATCGCCCGCCTCTATTGAAAACAATACTCATGATCATCGTCACCTACATGAAGACTTCACTCTTATGATCATTGTCTTCGTTTTGTATGGCATCGTTGCCATGTATGCAACCGTTAATGATGATCATTCTCGTGGAACTAATCTTAGATTCCAAAGACGGCAACCGCCTCTACCGCTGTCGCAACCGCAACCGCCAATGTGTCTGCGGCAGATTGATGCGATGATTAAAGAGATAGTTGTGGACGTGGAATTGTGTTGTCCTATATGTCTTGAGGATTTGAAGAAGgttgatgctgatgatgataaAGTGGTGGTTTGTTTATCCAAGTGCAATCATAGTTTTCACATGAATTGCATTTTTTCTTGGCTAAGACAGAGTCAGGATTGTCCAATTTGTCGTAGCTCGGTTTATAGAGGTGAAGTGACATTGATCAATAATGGTGTAGGAGTATGAGGTATTGCGTTGTTAACACTGTTTTCATATAATTTGtgtcctttttctctcttcttataTAATCTTTGGCTAGtacttttttttggggtcataaaaatcacttctttttttcaatattaaagTTTTTAGTGTGTTCTACTACAATTaccatatttgtttttaatcgTAGATGCTTTAAAAGATTCCAAGAAATCATCTTTCTGCGTTTCCCATAAATTGGGCATGAACATGTCACAGAACCACAATACATTGTTGATGTTGATATTGTTTAAAGGCAAAGGATCATTGACCACAAAACTCTTGTGTGTTTAATCAATCAAAGACAAtcttaatcattttaaaatcaGAGCAAACAATAAAGTACATTCTGCAAGGCGACAATTTGGGTCACAGCCACAGTGTTTTATGGGTACTATTTCATCAATGTGGAGTGTTTTACTGGCCTAAACGACAGTCAGTTCTTTACGTTTTAGACTCACAGGTTTGTTCTCTCTTTGTGGCAAATGTTTCAGCCACCAACAAAGGGAAAGCTATGGTAGCATCACAGTACACCTGCAAGAAACGATCCAATATCATACTCAGAACCATTGAGCGAGAGAACTTAGTTAGGTTGTGAAGAAATAAGAAGGCAGGCTTGAATCCGACCTTCACGGTTTTAGCAGATCCCCTTATTTTACCCCAAGATACGGCTTCATCAGGGCGTGCACCCGAGTCGCTCCCATCAAATTCCTGCCCGGTGTTTATGAACACGGCGTAATCTGCACCGTTACGCATCATATTGGCATTACATATGTGGTGCTTCGGTATGCCCCCTCCAAGGATTATCATCCCTGTCTTTCTTGGACTTGCATGGACAGCTTCACTATTCATAGCCCTGATATCTGTGTGTATATAAAACATTAACCAATTTCTTACAATCCACCATGAAACATTATGATAAGATTCTCTAACTCTAGAGACAAGAGTCTTGACCCATCtccaaacacaaaaccatattGCCCTAATTCTCCTAGCTTCCGATTAAAGCTTTAGCTATCAAGTAACTGTAACGTCTGTTACTGAACTGAAAAAGCTACAATTTACTGCTACTTACAATAGTCTTGCACTAGACTAACATGAAAACTCTATGACATTGCCTGCCTCATTGAGTGAAAGAAGTACCTTGCACTACATCAATGACAAGGCCAGAGGTACGAAAGGAGTGAAAATACAGCATATCGCCAAGAGAGCCATCTGTTAACCCCGGGCAGAATACTGGAATATTCATCTACATATACACCAACCACAAGAGGCAGAAAAAATTAATCCCTGAGTTCCTTACCTAACAGGATGCCTAAAATACTAGGAAGggtaaaaaaatttggttaccTTGTATGCCCAATAAAGGTATGAACTCtcattgtttatttcttttccaAGTCGTGCTAACAGTTTAGAAGGTGTCCACAACACATTCTACAAGGAAAAAtccagagaaagaaaaattcataaacaaaGTTATGATacaagagagaaagcaaaatctAATCTTCCTCTTtgatatagaatgaaaaaagaTTTGAGTAATACCTCTTCTTTCTGTTCCTTCAACATCTCGTCAAAGATGGGAATGATCCAATCCTCAAACTTGCAGTAGTTATCATTAGGAACCAGCAAGTTCCCAATTCGGTTCAATCCCTTAGACCGTAGATAAGCGCCAGGTAGAGAGAAATCACCTTTAAATGTAGGTGCAAGGCATTTGATGAGATCTTCCTCTACGCCACCAGTTGTAGTGACTATAACATcaacctgcaaaaacaaaaaaaaaagcattagaACCAAACAACTAAAAGACAGAAATCTAAGCTAATCAAACTAAAGCCGGATAATTTAACATCTATAAACAGTGTTACCACTAACCATATGATGCTGAACAAGATATCGAATAGTGTCTCTAACACCAGATGAAACAAGATTCGAAGTGAAACCAAGAAAGATTTTACATTTCACAGACTCTCTATAAGATGGGTCTTTCTCCTCTTCACTACAGTCTTCAGCTACTGTGGTTTCATCAGCCAGTCTCCAGTCTAGCTTCAATAACAATTCAAACCCTCTGTTAATAACTAATTCACGCAAAACGAattaaaaaaggagaaaactttatTTTAGGTTAAATCGAGAATCGAAGGGagcaaataaaaaaccatttgATTGACGACGTCAATAGCTTCGCCGAGATTTGAGGCTTGAAAGCCAGTGGTGAGCATGGATCGCATAAGCTTTGGGTAATTTACTCCCTCATTGAAATCGTATCCTTCGATTTTGTCACACTTCCCTTCTAGCGATTCGGATTCTTTGAAAACCNNNNNNNNNNNNNNNNNNNNNNNNNNNNNNNNNNNNNNNNNNNNNNNNNNNNNNNNNNNNNNNNNNNNNNNNNNNNNNNNNNNNNNNNNNNNNNNNNNNNNNNNNNNNNNNNNNNNNNNNNNNNNNNNNNNNNNNNNNNNNNNNNNNNNNNNNNNNNNNNNNNNNNNNNNNNNNNNNNNNNNNNNNNNNNNNNNNNNNNNNNNNNNNNNNNNNNNNNNNNNNNNNNNNNNNNNNNNNNNNNNNNNNNNNNNNNNNNNNNNNNNNNNNNNNNNNNNNNNNNNNNNNNNNNNNNNNNNNNNNNNNNNNNNNNNNNNNNNNNNNNNNNNNNNNNNNNNNNNNNNNNNNNNNNNNNNNNNNNNNNNNNNNNNNNNNNNNNNNNNNNNNNNNNNNNNNNNNNNNNNNNNNNNNNNNNNNNNNNNNNNNNNNNNNNNNNNNNNNNNNNNNNNNNNNNNNNNNNNNNNNNNNNNNNNNNNNNNNNNNNNNNNNNNNNNNNNNNNNNNNNNNNNNNNNNNNNNNNNNNNNNNNNNNNNNNNNNNNNNNNNNNNNNNNNNNNNNNNNNNNNNNNNNNNNNNNNNNNNNNNNNNNNNNNNNNNNNNNNNNNNNNNNNNNNNNNNNNNNNNNNNNNNNNNNNNNNNNNNNNNNNNNNNNNNNNNNNNNNNNNNNNNNNNNNNNNNNNNNNNNNNNNNNNNNNNNNNNNNNNNNNNNNNNNNNNNNNNNNNNNNNNNNNNNNNNNNNNNNNNNNNNNNNNNNNNNNNNNNNNNNNNNNNNNNNNNNNNNNNNNNNNNNNNNNNNNNNNNNNNNNNNNNNNNNNNNNNNNNNNNNNNNNNNNNNNNNNNNNNNNNNNNNNNNNNNNNNNNNNNNNNNNNNNNNNNNNNNNNNNNNNNNNNNNNNNNNNNNNNNNNNNNNNNNNNNNNNNNNNNNNNNNNNNNNNNNNNNNNNNNNNNNNNNNNNNNNNNNNNNNNNNNNNNNNNNNNNNNNNNNNNNNNNNNNNNNNNNNNNNNNNNNNNNNNNNNNNNNNNNNNNNNNNNNNNNNNNNNNNNNNNNNNNNNNNNNNNNNNNNNNNNNNNNNNNNNNNNNNNNNNNNNNNNNNNNNNNNNNNNNNNNNNNNNNNNNNNNNNNNNNNNNNNNNNNNNNNNNNNNNNNNNNNNNNNNNNNNNNNNNNNNNNNNNNNNNNNNNNNNNNNNNNNNNNNNNNNNNNNNNNNNNNNNNNNNNNNNNNNNNNNNNNNNNNNNNNNNNNNNNNNNNNNNNNNNNNNNNNNNNNNNNNNNNNNNNNNNNNNNNNNNNNNNNNNNNNNNNNNNNNNNNNNNNNNNNNNNNNNNNNNNNNNNNNNNNNNNNNNNNNNNNNNNNNNNNNNNNNNNNNNNNNNNNNNNNNNNNNNNNNNNNNNNNNNNNNNNNNNNNNNNNNNNNNNNNNNNNNNNNNNNNNNNNNNNNNNNNNNNNNNNNNNNNNNNNNNNNNNNNNNNNNNNNNNNNNNNNNNNNNNNNNNNNNNNNNNNNNNNNNNNNNNNNNNNNNNNNNNNNNNNNNNNNNNNNNNNNNNNNNNNNNNNNNNNNNNNNNNNNNNNNNNNNNNNNNNNNNNNNNNNNNNNNNNNNNNNNNNNNNNNNNNNNNNNNNNNNNNNNNNNNNNNNNNNNNNNNNNNNNNNNNNNNNNNNNNNNNNNNNNNNNNNNNNNNNNNNNNNNNNNNNNNNNNNNNNNNNNNNNNNNNNNNNNNNNNNNNNNNNNNNNNNNNNNNNNNNNNNNNNNNNNNNNNNNNNNNNNNNNNNNNNNNNNNNNNNNNNNNNNNNNNNNNNNNNNNNNNNNNNNNNNNNNNNNNNNNNNNNNNNNNNNNNNNNNNNNNNNNNNNNNNNNNNNNNNNNNNNNNNNNNNNNNNNNNNNNNNNNNNNNNNNNNNNNNNNNNNNNNNNNNNNNNNNNNNNNNNNNNNNNNNNNNNNNNNNNNNNNNNNNNNNNNNNNNNNNNNNNNNNNNNNNNNNNNNNNNNNNNNNNNNNNNNNNNNNNNNNNNNNNNNNNNNNNNNNNNNNNNNNNNNNNNNNNNNNNNNNNNNNNNNNNNNNNNNNNNNNNNNNNNNNNNNNNNNNNNNNNNNNNNNNNNNNNNNNNNNNNNNNNNNNNNNNNNNNNNNNNNNNNNNNNNNNNNNNNNNNNNNNNNNNNNNNNNNNNNNNNNNNNNNNNNNNNNNNNNNNNNNNNNNNNNNNNNNNNNNNNNNNNNNNNNNNNNNNNNNNNNNNNNNNNNNNNNNNNNNNNNNNNNNNNNNNNNNNNNNNNNNNNNNNNNNNNNNNNNNNNNNNNNNNNNNNNNNNNNNNNNNNNNNNNNNNNNNNNNNNNNNNNNNNNNNNNNNNNNNNNNNNNNNNNNNNNNNNNNNNNNNNNNNNNNNNNNNNNNNNNNNNNNNNNNNNNNNNNNNNNNNNNNNNNNNNNNNNNNNNNNNNNNNNNNNNNNNNNNNNNNNNNNNNNNNNNNNNNNNNNNNNNNNNNNNNNNNNNNNNNNNNNNNNNNNNNNNNNNNNNNNNNNNNNNNNNNNNNNNNNNNNNNNNNNNNNNNNNNNNNNNNNNNNNNNNNNNNNNNNNNNNNNNNNNNNNNNNNNNNNNNNNNNNNNNNNNNNNNNNNNNNNNNNNNNNNNNNNNNNNNNNNNNNNNNNNNNNNNNNNNNNNNNNNNNNNNNNNNNNNNNNNNNNNNNNNNNNNNNNNNNNNNNNNNNNNNNNNNNNNNNNNNNNNNNNNNNNNNNNNNNNNNNNNNNNNNNNNNNNNNNNNNNNNNNNNNNNNNNNNNNNNNNNNNNNNNNNNNNNNNNNNNNNNNNNNAGggtaaaaaaatttggttaccTTGTATGCCCAATAAAGGTATGAACTCtcattgtttatttcttttccaAGTCGTGCTAACAGTTTAGAAGGTGTCCACAACACATTCTACAAGGAAAAAtccagagaaagaaaaattcataaacaaaGTTATGATacaagagagaaagcaaaatctAATCTTCCTCTTtgatatagaatgaaaaaagaTTTGAGTAATACCTCTTCTTTCTGTTCCTTCAACATCTCGTCAAAGATGGGAATGATCCAATCCTCAAACTTGCAGTAGTTATCATTAGGAACCAGCAAGTTCCCAATTCGGTTCAATCCCTTAGACCGTAGATAAGCGCCAGGTAGAGAGAAATCACCTTTAAATGTAGGTGCAAGGCATTTGATGAGATCTTCCTCTACGCCACCAGTTGTAGTGACTATAACATcaacctgcaaaaacaaaaaaaaaagcattagaACCAAACAACTAAAAGACAGAAATCTAAGCTAATCAAACTAAAGCCGGATAATTTAACATCTATAAACAGTGTTACCACTAACCATATGATGCTGAACAAGATATCGAATAGTGTCTCTAACACCAGATGAAACAAGATTCGAAGTGAAACCAAGAAAGATTTTACATTTCACAGACTCTCTATAAGATGGGTCTTTCTCCTCTTCACTACAGTCTTCAGCTACTGTGGTTTCATCAGCCAGTCTCCAGTCTAGCTTCAATAACAATTCAAACCCTCTGTTAATAACTAATTCACGCAAAACGAattaaaaaaggagaaaactttatTTTAGGTTAAATCGAGAATCGAAGGGagcaaataaaaaaccatttgATTGACGACGTCAATAGCTTCGCCGAGATTTGAGGCTTGAAAGCCAGTGGTGAGCATGGATCGCATAAGCTTTGGGTAATTTACTCCCTCATTGAAATCGTATCCTTCGATTTTGTCACACTTCCCTTCTAGCGATTCGGATTCTTTGAAAACCGTTGAGTGAACCGAAGAGAAAACACGATCCTCCATCTTtgctccaagaccaaaatcgaTTTCGCTGGATCTGGAAGGGTTTTTGGGGGTGTTCTAGGGTTCTAGATTAAACGGAATAAAAGATGACCATCTTCAAACGAATCTTTTTGCTGACAACATATGTTGGGTTCGGTCCGAATCTAACTAAACTCGGTTTAATAAAATTCGAATCAAAATTTCAAGGTACGACGCGATCAAGTCTGGTATAGGTTTCGGTTCGATTTTACTCTGATTATTTTCCATTGAAGTGAAATCAAAATCACTCGAACACTTGAACTGAACCAATCAAACCtttaatcttataaattttcGAGAAACCAATTTGTACAAGCAAGTAAATATATAACTGctcacaaaacataaacaatctgATAAAATGTTAAGCCTATACTGAGTTGATTCATGATCCatgtacatatatgtatatatatcttcttcttcttttgcaaaAGACGTTTATGTATAGACGTATACTTTTCACCTAATGTTCTTTCTAGGGGAAAAACACTCAGGTTTCATTCTGATACAGAAttgatttgatgatgatgagaactGTTCTAAAATTTGTTCTGGTTCCTGATATTCTCCAAGTTTATCtgcaaaaatccaaaaaaaaaaaaaaaaagcaatacatGAACAACAGGGGCCATTACACAAGCCAAAATCAACAACTCATGTTCCCTTATAGATTACAGATTACCAGGAGAAGATCTTCATCTGTGCCAAACGATTTCCGGGCATTCTCCAGGCATTTTGACGAGATCCTCTCATGTATCCTGCAAGAAATTTCTCTGTAAATTCTTACTAGTACTGAGTAATGGCAATTCGCACGTCCCAAGATGATGGTTTAAGTGTTCTTCCTTGCTTTTCAAAGGTCTCTTCCTCAATAGTAATCAAAACTCGCATCTAAATAGACTATATATGTGATGAAATCTTTAGTATAAACCAACACACTAACAAAGAACACATTTTTCCATAGTGcttatcttttaaatattcCTCAAACATTTTCAGTGTTTACACTAAAATATGAACATGCAAACAATTTTAGTATCTCAGGGAAATGTAGGAGGGGACCTATATGCAAGTATTCAAGCAATTAGATATAACAAGAAGTTACTTGGAACTGGCGGGATCTCTGATCTCGAACTCATCCCTAATAGCGTCATAGCCACATATCACGATATAGTGACCTATATTGGAAACAAACAGGTGTAAGAAATTTAGAACATTTAATCTGTACCGTTTGAGCGGGAAGTTTTAAGCTTTTGACTTTTGTTAGTTAAAGAATTATCCTTTTGTCGGATCTTGGTTTCGTAAGTTTCCAGAGTTCAAACGATTATAACAGAGATTATCAACATAATAAAGTCAAGGATGTGAAAACTGGGGTTCCCATTTTGGAAGAGAAGAACACAGAGTCTAAAGGCTAGGGGACAATTCTCACCAGTGTAGCAGGAATTGCTAGTATGAAGACCAGCGACAATCATTTCCTCCAGCCAAGACTTGCTGCAACAGTCAAAAACTAGCATGAACACTATGCAATTTACTTATCATAGTTCTTGCACAAACACTTGAAACAAGAAAGGCACATAAACACTTAAACAAGAGAGAATGATATTCTAGCAAAAATGCCCAGATATGTCAGTGAGCAAGTTTTGTGAAGAACATGAAAGAAGCTGCTGCACACATCCAACCAAACTTTGTCGATGAAGGGATCATCTAACTATAGGGAATCTATGAGGAGAAAGAGATACCAACCTTAGCTTGTCCTGGTCGACTAACGCAATGGCAATATAGTTCCCTGACAATAGCAAACAAGAAATCTCATGGATACTAACT contains:
- the LOC104734595 gene encoding deoxyhypusine synthase isoform X2 translates to MVDVIVTTTGGVEEDLIKCLAPTFKGDFSLPGAYLRSKGLNRIGNLLVPNDNYCKFEDWIIPIFDEMLKEQKEENVLWTPSKLLARLGKEINNESSYLYWAYKMNIPVFCPGLTDGSLGDMLYFHSFRTSGLVIDVVQDIRAMNSEAVHASPRKTGMIILGGGIPKHHICNANMMRNGADYAVFINTGQEFDGSDSGARPDEAVSWGKIRGSAKTVKVYCDATIAFPLLVAETFATKREQTCESKT
- the LOC104737856 gene encoding RING-H2 finger protein ATL54-like; amino-acid sequence: MRSFPPSPSPASIENNTHDHRHLHEDFTLMIIVFVLYGIVAMYATVNDDHSRGTNLRFQRRQPPLPLSQPQPPMCLRQIDAMIKEIVVDVELCCPICLEDLKKVDADDDKVVVCLSKCNHSFHMNCIFSWLRQSQDCPICRSSVYRGEVTLINNGVGV
- the LOC104734595 gene encoding deoxyhypusine synthase isoform X1, which codes for MEDRVFSSVHSTVFKESESLEGKCDKIEGYDFNEGVNYPKLMRSMLTTGFQASNLGEAIDVVNQMLDWRLADETTVAEDCSEEEKDPSYRESVKCKIFLGFTSNLVSSGVRDTIRYLVQHHMVDVIVTTTGGVEEDLIKCLAPTFKGDFSLPGAYLRSKGLNRIGNLLVPNDNYCKFEDWIIPIFDEMLKEQKEENVLWTPSKLLARLGKEINNESSYLYWAYKMNIPVFCPGLTDGSLGDMLYFHSFRTSGLVIDVVQDIRAMNSEAVHASPRKTGMIILGGGIPKHHICNANMMRNGADYAVFINTGQEFDGSDSGARPDEAVSWGKIRGSAKTVKVYCDATIAFPLLVAETFATKREQTCESKT